The following proteins are encoded in a genomic region of Paracoccus sp. MBLB3053:
- a CDS encoding amino acid ABC transporter ATP-binding protein yields MIRFENVHKSFGKLEVLKGIDARIAKGEVVCLIGPSGSGKSTLLRCVNGLEDYQSGEITIDGARIDAHAASIHRLRTRVSMVFQRFNLFPHRTALENVMEGPVHVLKQPKAQVRERATALLERVGLAAKIDAMPDQLSGGQQQRVAIARALAMQPDAILLDEPTSALDPEMVGEVLSVMRALAAEKMTMLIVTHEIEFARQVADRVLFLDGGRIVEDGPAREVIGSPRHPRTQDFLRRVTHPEG; encoded by the coding sequence ATGATCCGCTTCGAGAATGTCCATAAATCTTTCGGCAAGCTCGAAGTGCTCAAGGGAATCGATGCCAGGATCGCCAAGGGCGAGGTCGTGTGCCTGATCGGGCCGTCCGGATCGGGAAAGTCGACCCTGCTGCGCTGCGTCAACGGGCTCGAGGATTACCAGTCCGGCGAGATCACGATTGACGGTGCGAGGATTGATGCCCATGCCGCGTCGATCCACCGGCTCCGGACTCGGGTCAGCATGGTGTTCCAGCGCTTCAACCTGTTTCCCCATCGGACGGCGCTGGAAAATGTCATGGAAGGGCCAGTTCACGTCCTGAAGCAGCCGAAAGCCCAGGTCCGCGAGCGCGCTACCGCCCTGCTGGAACGCGTCGGACTGGCTGCCAAGATCGATGCCATGCCCGACCAACTCTCCGGCGGGCAGCAGCAGCGCGTGGCAATCGCGCGGGCCTTGGCCATGCAACCCGATGCGATCCTGCTGGATGAACCGACCTCGGCGCTGGACCCCGAGATGGTCGGCGAGGTGCTTTCCGTCATGCGGGCGCTGGCGGCCGAGAAGATGACCATGCTGATCGTCACCCATGAAATCGAATTCGCCCGGCAGGTCGCGGACCGGGTGCTGTTCCTTGATGGCGGGCGGATCGTCGAGGATGGCCCGGCACGCGAGGTGATCGGAAGCCCCAGGCATCCGCGGACGCAGGATTTCCTGCGTCGCGTCACCCATCCGGAGGGCTGA
- a CDS encoding amino acid ABC transporter permease — protein sequence MSEFLDSAQTYLPILTKGLWLTVAVTLLSLLLASSLGLFWALMRTSNSRLLGGIARFFVEFLRGIPILVVLFYIYFVLPELGIDLTAFQAGVIGLGLTYSCYIGETFRAGIEAIPKGQVEAAKSIGMKHGLMMRRVVLPQAFRIVLPPYGNNMVMLLKDSSQVSVISVAELTMQGKMLASSTFDNMTVFTLVAALYLCLTIPLNMVMRQAEKRLGGAR from the coding sequence ATGTCCGAATTTCTCGACAGCGCGCAGACCTATCTGCCGATCCTGACGAAAGGTCTTTGGCTCACGGTCGCGGTGACGCTTCTGTCCTTGCTGCTGGCCTCGTCACTGGGTCTTTTCTGGGCGCTCATGCGCACGTCAAACAGCCGGCTTCTTGGCGGCATCGCCCGTTTCTTCGTCGAATTCCTTCGCGGAATTCCGATCCTCGTGGTGCTCTTCTACATCTACTTCGTCCTTCCCGAACTGGGGATCGACCTGACGGCATTCCAGGCCGGCGTGATCGGGCTTGGGCTGACCTATTCCTGCTATATCGGCGAGACGTTCCGCGCGGGCATCGAGGCGATTCCAAAGGGGCAGGTCGAGGCCGCCAAGTCGATCGGCATGAAGCACGGGCTGATGATGCGCCGGGTCGTCCTTCCGCAGGCGTTCCGGATCGTGCTGCCGCCCTATGGAAACAACATGGTGATGCTGCTCAAGGACAGCTCGCAGGTGTCGGTCATTTCGGTCGCCGAACTGACGATGCAGGGCAAGATGCTGGCATCATCGACCTTCGACAACATGACGGTCTTCACGCTGGTGGCCGCACTGTACCTGTGCCTGACCATTCCGCTGAACATGGTAATGCGGCAGGCCGAAAAGCGTCTGGGAGGTGCGAGATGA